A section of the Paenibacillus aurantius genome encodes:
- a CDS encoding flagellar hook-basal body protein, with translation MLRGLYTAAAGMISQQRKHDTVTNNIANLNTPGYKQNNAVSRSFPEMLISLTNGETGGRTSRAIGRLNTGVLAEEDPSVYVQGDLQETKNTFDFALVSDIQLNNLAFDGRGMAFDANGERVFQPQAFFTVQDAAGQLRYSRNGKFTANDQGELVTSEGYKVLGTDGQPIVLADGNGTFLADAKLTPDGRFLDSQNGQPLVKNPNTPQQAPLQIMVSKIENPNRLIREGNGVYRVNEGDEGLVTPVTANDQVEVRQGYLERSNVDAAQSMVDMNTALRAYEANQKVVQYYDKSLEKAVNEVGRV, from the coding sequence ATGTTAAGAGGACTGTATACGGCGGCGGCAGGCATGATCTCTCAACAAAGAAAACACGATACGGTAACCAATAACATAGCGAACCTGAACACCCCGGGGTACAAGCAGAACAACGCGGTTTCCCGGTCGTTTCCGGAAATGCTTATTTCCCTTACCAACGGGGAAACAGGAGGAAGAACCTCCCGGGCGATCGGCCGGCTTAACACCGGCGTGCTGGCCGAGGAGGATCCGTCCGTTTACGTTCAAGGCGACCTGCAGGAAACGAAGAACACGTTTGATTTTGCTCTCGTGTCCGATATTCAGCTGAATAACCTGGCCTTTGACGGACGGGGAATGGCCTTCGATGCGAACGGTGAACGAGTGTTCCAGCCTCAGGCATTCTTCACAGTACAGGATGCGGCAGGACAGCTGCGTTATTCCCGGAACGGCAAATTTACGGCGAATGACCAAGGCGAGCTCGTGACCTCGGAAGGCTATAAGGTGCTCGGCACCGACGGGCAGCCGATTGTTCTGGCCGACGGGAACGGGACCTTCCTGGCGGATGCGAAGCTGACCCCCGACGGGCGTTTTCTTGATTCCCAGAACGGCCAGCCGCTCGTGAAGAATCCGAACACCCCCCAGCAGGCTCCTCTTCAGATTATGGTCTCGAAGATCGAGAACCCGAACCGGCTCATCCGCGAAGGCAATGGAGTCTACCGCGTGAATGAAGGAGACGAAGGGCTGGTCACCCCGGTGACCGCGAACGATCAGGTGGAGGTCCGGCAGGGGTATCTGGAGCGTTCGAATGTGGACGCGGCCCAGTCGATGGTCGACATGAACACGGCCCTTCGCGCCTATGAAGCAAACCAGAAGGTCGTGCAATATTATGACAAGAGCCTGGAAAAGGCCGTCAATGAAGTAGGCCGGGTCTAG
- a CDS encoding DUF5693 family protein has translation MLQGYRKWNSRVPKVLWALVVIGLLASLPLAFQRVQTEKSAKRVEFVFDYRDLVEIADYRTQPQDFVSRQLDNLKKAGVRSVAVYEATLSELQTARRLEVYNAKEAALLNQKPLGANENYVYVLFPDAATQAKLQPVLEKGFARFQVQTEAWKAGGRNGLVIKLPYDEAILKPLGPDPAALELIKSKGMQVVARISNRHQPFVQEDLDAVLAQYSAAGAKSIIVEGDSVPGYSTGVKQPDIEAFAKLMQKYGMGLASVELIKTPAGMNTLAKELKYNVFRAHSFTEADADKLSANVTDAERKNRILTTSDRFVLAVKDRNIRLVFLNAHAVRNPDKGQILDPIEPLLQTLQGPDGAIPRIKEAGFTVGEGQAHSFDYQQASWQTPLRLLVVLGSVAIIVLLLSHFVPGLALALLLLGVIASAGLYVLMPNMLFKLLALGAGISSASLAMMLAVLKIRKKSTNPDETRLGFLFNLFIRTSLLSLVGAAFVVGLLSHITYNLLLDQFTGVKLLGLFPVVVMGVYVLFFSEGLSRAEIGRRVRHIFASYINVLWVVTAGVLLAAMYYYMSRTGNEGQVSPLEMAFRSFLENTLGVRPRTKEFLIGHPLFFLGGYLALKYRWKSAFFLFLLGVIGQVDMVGTFTHLHTPIYISLIRVGYGMLFGALIGLLLIAVWEIGARSWKAWTAASRRL, from the coding sequence TTGCTGCAAGGATATAGAAAATGGAACAGCCGGGTGCCCAAGGTTCTTTGGGCCCTTGTTGTGATCGGCCTGCTGGCGTCGCTGCCGCTGGCCTTTCAGCGCGTACAGACCGAGAAATCCGCCAAGCGGGTCGAATTCGTGTTCGATTACCGCGATCTGGTGGAAATCGCCGACTACCGCACCCAGCCTCAGGATTTCGTGAGCCGCCAGCTGGACAATCTCAAGAAGGCGGGCGTCCGTTCCGTCGCCGTGTACGAAGCCACCCTGTCGGAGCTTCAGACCGCCCGGCGGCTTGAGGTGTACAACGCCAAGGAAGCGGCCCTGCTGAACCAAAAGCCGCTTGGGGCGAACGAGAACTACGTGTATGTGCTGTTCCCGGATGCCGCGACGCAAGCGAAGCTGCAGCCGGTGCTGGAGAAGGGCTTCGCCCGCTTCCAGGTTCAGACCGAAGCCTGGAAGGCCGGCGGCCGGAACGGGCTCGTCATCAAGCTTCCTTATGACGAGGCCATTCTGAAGCCGCTCGGGCCGGATCCGGCCGCCCTCGAGCTCATCAAGAGCAAGGGCATGCAGGTCGTGGCCCGGATCTCGAACCGGCATCAGCCGTTCGTCCAGGAAGACCTGGACGCCGTGCTGGCGCAATACAGCGCAGCCGGAGCCAAGTCTATCATCGTGGAGGGCGATTCCGTTCCCGGGTACAGTACGGGAGTGAAGCAGCCCGACATCGAGGCCTTCGCCAAGCTCATGCAGAAATACGGCATGGGGCTCGCCTCTGTGGAGCTGATCAAAACCCCGGCCGGTATGAACACGCTGGCCAAGGAATTGAAATACAACGTCTTCCGCGCTCATTCCTTCACAGAAGCGGACGCGGACAAGCTTTCGGCGAACGTGACCGACGCCGAGCGCAAGAACCGCATTCTGACGACTTCCGACCGGTTCGTGCTTGCCGTCAAGGACCGGAACATCCGGCTCGTGTTCCTGAATGCCCACGCTGTGCGCAATCCGGACAAGGGGCAGATTCTCGATCCGATCGAGCCGCTGCTGCAGACCCTACAGGGGCCGGACGGCGCGATTCCGCGGATCAAGGAAGCCGGCTTTACGGTGGGAGAAGGACAGGCTCACTCCTTCGATTACCAGCAGGCCTCCTGGCAAACACCGCTTCGCCTCCTGGTCGTGCTGGGAAGCGTAGCGATCATCGTGCTGTTGCTTTCGCATTTTGTGCCGGGATTGGCCCTGGCTCTGCTTCTTCTTGGGGTCATCGCTTCGGCTGGCCTGTATGTGCTTATGCCGAATATGCTGTTCAAGCTGCTCGCCTTGGGCGCCGGGATCAGCTCGGCCTCTCTGGCCATGATGCTGGCCGTCCTGAAGATCCGGAAGAAATCGACCAACCCGGACGAAACGAGGCTCGGGTTTCTCTTTAACCTGTTTATCCGCACCTCGCTTCTCTCGCTGGTTGGAGCCGCCTTTGTCGTTGGCCTCTTAAGCCATATTACCTACAACCTGCTCCTGGACCAGTTCACGGGAGTTAAGCTGTTGGGTCTGTTCCCGGTAGTGGTTATGGGCGTGTATGTGCTGTTCTTCAGCGAGGGACTGAGCCGCGCGGAGATCGGGCGTCGGGTCCGTCACATTTTTGCTTCCTACATCAACGTTCTGTGGGTGGTGACCGCCGGCGTCCTGCTGGCCGCCATGTACTACTACATGTCCCGGACGGGCAACGAGGGGCAGGTCTCGCCGCTGGAGATGGCTTTCCGTTCTTTCCTGGAAAACACGCTCGGGGTCCGGCCGCGGACGAAGGAATTTCTCATCGGCCATCCTCTCTTCTTCCTGGGAGGGTATCTCGCCCTGAAATATAGATGGAAAAGCGCCTTTTTCCTCTTTCTGCTTGGGGTTATCGGCCAAGTGGACATGGTGGGGACGTTTACTCACCTTCATACGCCGATCTACATTTCGCTCATTCGAGTCGGCTATGGAATGCTGTTCGGCGCGTTGATCGGTCTCTTACTGATCGCCGTCTGGGAAATCGGGGCAAGGAGTTGGAAGGCATGGACCGCCGCATCAAGAAGATTGTAA
- a CDS encoding MraY family glycosyltransferase, with translation MNGWIYVIGFAAACVLAIILTPIMKKLAFWVGAVSVPNHRSVHTKPMPLLGGLAIFFAFVGSYFVVMPAADVTDKDHIGLGLILGGSTIALVGALDDRLNLSPKLKLLGQLIAAIVVVSFGLEIDVVNIPFGDSISIEQNWISYPLTIIWIIAITNAINLIDGLDGLSAGVSSIAAGTILVMALMMANPNAMVILLCAILIGSSLGFLIFNFHPAKIFMGDSGSLFLGFALSILSIMGYKQATIVSFLVPILVLGVPISDTLLAIVRRKLNKKPISVADKGHLHHCLMDLGFGMRKTVLIIYGIAIVFGACAVLMTQDQSWVTIVITVIVLLLLEVGAEAIGIISKTRKPVLQFLTRLRDAIAANR, from the coding sequence ATGAATGGGTGGATCTACGTGATAGGTTTTGCAGCAGCCTGTGTGCTGGCCATCATACTAACCCCGATCATGAAGAAGCTTGCCTTCTGGGTGGGGGCGGTATCCGTACCGAATCACCGCAGTGTCCATACGAAACCGATGCCTTTGCTGGGCGGCTTGGCGATTTTCTTTGCCTTTGTAGGCTCCTATTTCGTCGTCATGCCGGCAGCGGATGTTACCGATAAAGATCATATTGGATTGGGCCTTATTCTGGGCGGCTCTACCATAGCCCTGGTTGGGGCGCTCGATGACCGTCTTAATCTCTCGCCGAAGCTTAAGCTGCTGGGCCAGCTGATCGCGGCTATCGTGGTCGTCTCTTTCGGTCTCGAAATTGATGTGGTGAATATTCCTTTCGGGGATTCCATCAGCATTGAGCAGAACTGGATCAGCTATCCGCTAACGATCATCTGGATCATTGCCATCACCAATGCGATCAACCTGATCGACGGCTTGGATGGCTTGTCTGCGGGAGTCTCAAGCATAGCGGCGGGGACTATTCTGGTCATGGCCCTTATGATGGCCAATCCGAACGCCATGGTCATTCTTCTCTGCGCGATTCTGATCGGCAGCTCGCTTGGCTTCCTGATCTTCAACTTTCATCCGGCGAAGATCTTCATGGGAGATTCCGGATCGCTTTTCCTTGGGTTTGCTCTATCGATTTTATCGATTATGGGTTACAAGCAGGCGACGATTGTTTCCTTCCTCGTTCCGATTCTCGTGCTCGGGGTTCCCATCTCGGATACCCTGCTCGCGATCGTTCGGAGGAAGCTGAACAAGAAGCCGATCTCCGTGGCGGACAAGGGCCACCTGCATCACTGCCTGATGGACCTGGGCTTCGGGATGCGCAAGACGGTTCTGATCATCTACGGAATCGCTATCGTGTTCGGGGCCTGTGCCGTTCTGATGACGCAGGACCAGAGCTGGGTGACCATCGTGATCACGGTCATCGTGCTGCTCCTTCTCGAAGTAGGAGCGGAAGCGATCGGCATCATCAGCAAAACGCGCAAGCCGGTGCTTCAATTCCTTACCCGTCTGCGGGATGCCATTGCCGCAAACCGTTAA
- a CDS encoding CDP-alcohol phosphatidyltransferase family protein has protein sequence MNAPIALTMLRFVLIPVYIYFFSNGQIATAYAVMVAAGATDVLDGYLARRNGQVTELGSMLDPLADKLMMLTVFLSLLLSGRIPWLAAGAMLFRDAAMISGSAFFHFRGKKTVPADTMGKLTTVLYYVAVTLIFFNVPYAMNCLWAVIALSFLTSLLYIFKFRNLNQLTGTKKTKRAFSKRG, from the coding sequence TTGAATGCGCCGATCGCGTTAACCATGCTGCGCTTTGTCTTAATCCCCGTTTATATTTATTTCTTCTCCAACGGGCAGATTGCGACAGCATATGCCGTCATGGTAGCCGCAGGTGCAACGGATGTCCTGGACGGCTACTTGGCGAGAAGGAATGGACAAGTTACTGAGCTCGGAAGCATGCTCGATCCGCTTGCGGACAAGCTGATGATGCTGACGGTCTTTTTATCCCTGCTCTTGTCCGGGCGGATTCCGTGGCTCGCAGCGGGAGCCATGCTGTTTCGCGATGCGGCGATGATCAGCGGGTCGGCCTTCTTTCATTTCCGCGGCAAGAAAACGGTCCCCGCCGACACGATGGGCAAACTGACGACCGTGCTGTACTACGTGGCCGTTACGCTCATTTTCTTCAACGTCCCCTACGCCATGAACTGCCTCTGGGCGGTCATTGCCTTATCCTTCCTAACCTCCCTGCTGTATATCTTCAAGTTCCGTAATCTTAACCAGCTAACCGGCACCAAGAAAACAAAAAGAGCATTTTCCAAGCGCGGCTAG
- a CDS encoding DNA-directed RNA polymerase subunit beta, with protein sequence MTDKPSKPVQRSAGARRLLPVIRVLLIPLICVLALFAGLAIGYVTLGGQPFADVWKLSTWKHLFDLVFAP encoded by the coding sequence ATGACCGATAAACCATCCAAACCGGTGCAGCGTTCGGCAGGGGCACGCCGGCTGCTGCCGGTGATTCGCGTTTTGCTGATTCCACTCATTTGTGTCTTGGCGCTGTTCGCCGGACTCGCGATCGGATACGTCACACTGGGCGGACAGCCTTTTGCCGATGTATGGAAGCTCAGCACGTGGAAGCATCTGTTCGATCTTGTGTTTGCTCCCTAA
- the mreB gene encoding rod shape-determining protein: MFTKDIGIDLGTANVLIYVKGRGIVLNEPSVVAIDSGTKKVLAVGEEARRMVGRTPGHIVMIRPLKDGVIADFEVTEMMLSHFISKVGGKKWYGRPRILICAPSGITPVEQKAIREAAERSGGKEVFLEEEPKVAAVGAGMDIYQPSGNMVVDIGGGTTDVAVLSMGDIVTSASIKMAGDKFDSAIMKYIKDKYKLLIGERTAEDIKFKTATVYPGSRSEEIDIRGRDMVTGLPQGITIRSAEISEALREPAATIVAAAKNVLEQTPPELSADIIDRGIILTGGGALLPGFDQLLAEQLMVPVLIADDPMNCVVKGTGAMLDNLDKATKKKWV, from the coding sequence ATGTTTACGAAGGATATCGGCATTGATTTGGGCACGGCGAATGTGCTGATTTATGTGAAGGGAAGAGGAATCGTTCTCAATGAGCCTTCCGTCGTGGCCATCGACAGCGGAACGAAGAAGGTCCTCGCGGTCGGCGAGGAAGCCCGCCGCATGGTCGGGCGGACGCCCGGTCATATCGTGATGATCCGCCCGCTTAAGGATGGAGTCATCGCCGATTTTGAAGTCACCGAGATGATGCTGAGTCATTTTATTTCCAAGGTCGGGGGCAAAAAGTGGTACGGCCGGCCCCGCATTCTCATTTGTGCCCCGAGCGGGATTACCCCGGTCGAACAGAAGGCGATCCGGGAAGCCGCGGAACGAAGCGGCGGCAAGGAAGTTTTTCTGGAGGAAGAACCCAAAGTAGCGGCGGTTGGAGCCGGAATGGATATTTACCAGCCGAGCGGCAATATGGTAGTGGATATCGGCGGAGGAACTACGGATGTAGCCGTGCTTTCCATGGGCGACATCGTAACCTCCGCTTCTATTAAGATGGCGGGGGACAAGTTCGACAGCGCCATCATGAAATATATCAAAGACAAGTACAAGCTCCTGATCGGGGAACGGACCGCCGAGGACATCAAGTTCAAAACCGCAACCGTTTATCCCGGCAGCCGCTCGGAGGAGATCGACATCCGCGGAAGGGACATGGTAACGGGCCTTCCGCAAGGGATTACGATCCGCTCCGCCGAGATCAGCGAGGCGCTGCGGGAGCCGGCCGCCACCATCGTGGCCGCGGCCAAGAACGTGCTGGAGCAGACGCCGCCCGAGCTTTCGGCGGACATTATTGACCGGGGCATCATTCTGACCGGGGGCGGGGCACTCCTTCCGGGATTCGACCAGCTCCTCGCGGAGCAGCTCATGGTGCCGGTCCTTATTGCGGATGACCCGATGAACTGTGTGGTCAAAGGGACCGGCGCCATGCTGGACAACCTCGACAAAGCGACGAAGAAAAAATGGGTGTAG
- a CDS encoding phospho-sugar mutase, with translation MTAQSRVQTHYKLWLEDETIDAETKAELEALKDQAQEIEDRFYKDLEFGTGGMRGVVGAGTNRMNLYTIGRATQGLAQFLLKDPSRRHAVVIAYDSRNFSPEFALESALVLAANGIEAHVFESLRPTPELSFAVRQLKASAGIVVTASHNPPEYNGYKVYGSDGGQMVTDQASQVMEQIGLLESFASVRRISQGEAEAKGLLHWLGEEIDKAYTEAVTAVSPNPEIVKEMGNDLQIVYTPLHGAGNLSVRRVLKELGFQQVHVVAEQEQPDALFSTVKSPNPEEKAAFELAMDLGRRIDADIIIGTDPDCDRMGAVVKDASGEYVILSGNQSGAIMVNYLLSSLKERGQLPDNGVVIKTIVTSEMGAEIARSYGMHVINTLTGFKYIGEKMTEFARTGERQFLFGYEESYGYLAGTYARDKDAVIASMLICEAAAYYKKQGKTLYDVLQELYEKHGYFMEKLESRTLKGKDGLAKIGQIMDDWRTNPPAEVNGVKVKQVLDYSNGIDDLPKENVLKYVLENGAWFTLRPSGTEPKIKVYFAVNGDTASESVRQLEAMAETVMTRVDA, from the coding sequence ATGACAGCCCAATCACGCGTACAGACCCACTACAAGCTCTGGCTTGAGGACGAGACCATCGATGCCGAGACCAAGGCGGAGCTGGAGGCTCTTAAGGATCAGGCCCAGGAAATCGAAGACCGCTTCTATAAGGATCTGGAATTTGGAACGGGCGGGATGCGCGGGGTCGTCGGAGCCGGGACGAACCGGATGAACCTTTACACCATCGGCAGGGCCACCCAAGGCCTGGCCCAGTTTCTGCTGAAGGATCCTTCGCGCCGGCATGCGGTGGTGATAGCTTATGATTCCCGCAACTTCTCCCCGGAATTCGCCCTGGAGTCCGCTTTGGTGCTCGCCGCCAACGGAATCGAGGCCCATGTGTTCGAATCGCTCCGGCCGACACCCGAGCTGTCCTTTGCCGTTCGGCAGCTGAAGGCTTCCGCCGGCATTGTCGTTACGGCCAGCCATAATCCGCCGGAATATAACGGATACAAAGTATACGGTTCGGACGGGGGCCAGATGGTCACCGATCAGGCCTCGCAGGTGATGGAGCAGATCGGCCTGCTGGAGTCGTTCGCTTCGGTACGGAGAATTTCCCAGGGAGAAGCCGAGGCCAAAGGACTGCTGCATTGGCTCGGGGAAGAGATTGATAAGGCGTATACGGAGGCCGTCACGGCCGTCAGCCCCAATCCGGAAATCGTCAAAGAGATGGGGAACGACCTCCAGATCGTCTACACCCCACTTCACGGAGCCGGGAACTTGAGTGTCCGCCGGGTGCTGAAGGAGCTAGGTTTCCAGCAGGTCCACGTGGTGGCGGAGCAGGAACAGCCGGATGCGCTGTTCTCGACCGTCAAGTCGCCGAATCCGGAGGAAAAAGCGGCTTTTGAGCTGGCGATGGACCTGGGCCGCCGGATTGATGCGGATATTATTATCGGCACCGACCCTGACTGTGACCGGATGGGAGCGGTCGTTAAGGACGCGTCCGGGGAATATGTCATCCTGAGCGGTAATCAATCGGGCGCGATCATGGTAAACTATCTCTTGAGCAGCCTGAAAGAACGCGGACAGCTTCCGGATAACGGAGTCGTGATCAAAACGATCGTAACGAGCGAAATGGGGGCGGAAATTGCCCGCAGCTACGGCATGCACGTGATCAATACCCTGACCGGCTTCAAGTACATCGGGGAGAAGATGACGGAATTCGCCCGTACCGGGGAACGCCAATTCCTGTTCGGTTATGAGGAAAGCTACGGCTACCTGGCCGGAACGTATGCCCGCGATAAGGACGCGGTCATTGCCTCCATGCTGATCTGTGAAGCGGCCGCGTATTACAAAAAGCAGGGCAAGACGCTTTACGACGTCCTCCAGGAGCTCTATGAGAAGCACGGGTACTTCATGGAAAAGCTGGAGTCCCGGACGCTGAAGGGAAAGGACGGCTTGGCCAAAATCGGCCAGATTATGGACGATTGGAGAACCAATCCCCCGGCTGAGGTCAACGGCGTGAAGGTCAAGCAGGTGCTGGACTATTCGAACGGCATTGACGATCTGCCAAAAGAGAATGTGCTTAAGTACGTGCTCGAGAACGGCGCTTGGTTTACCCTGCGTCCTTCGGGAACGGAGCCGAAGATCAAAGTGTATTTTGCCGTCAACGGGGATACGGCAAGCGAATCCGTCCGCCAGCTGGAGGCTATGGCCGAAACGGTGATGACCCGGGTCGACGCTTAA
- a CDS encoding WecB/TagA/CpsF family glycosyltransferase, translating into MNIPKVSIFGVPFSKLDFQDTIKLLCERIRERRTTQVITANPIMVMTALENPAYMAMMKRAELIVPDGAGVVWAANYVGNPVAEKVAGIDLLHELLRIGENEDWKVFLLGTSPEVIQVAASRLKDRYPRIRLVGVRDGYFKSDQDEEVIREITAAEPDLLFVGRGADTQEPWIDRYKDRLQVPVIMGVGGSFDIMAGRLKRAPKLFIKLRLEWFYRLLQEPARYKRMLVLPKFAMKVMREKENVQKT; encoded by the coding sequence ATGAATATACCTAAGGTATCCATTTTTGGAGTTCCGTTCTCCAAGCTGGATTTTCAAGATACGATAAAGCTTCTGTGCGAAAGAATCCGGGAGCGCCGGACGACCCAGGTGATCACGGCCAATCCCATCATGGTCATGACGGCGCTGGAGAATCCGGCTTATATGGCCATGATGAAACGTGCCGAGCTCATCGTTCCCGACGGGGCGGGGGTCGTCTGGGCCGCTAATTATGTCGGCAATCCCGTGGCGGAGAAGGTGGCGGGCATCGATCTGCTTCATGAGCTGCTGCGGATCGGGGAGAACGAAGATTGGAAGGTCTTTCTGCTCGGAACCTCGCCTGAAGTGATTCAAGTGGCCGCATCCCGCTTAAAAGATAGATATCCGCGGATCCGCCTCGTTGGCGTCCGGGACGGCTATTTCAAAAGCGATCAGGATGAAGAGGTCATACGCGAGATTACGGCGGCGGAGCCCGACCTGCTTTTTGTGGGCCGGGGAGCGGACACCCAGGAGCCGTGGATCGACCGTTACAAGGACCGGCTTCAGGTACCGGTAATCATGGGGGTCGGAGGAAGCTTCGACATCATGGCCGGACGGCTCAAGCGGGCTCCTAAGCTTTTTATCAAGCTGAGACTGGAATGGTTCTACCGGCTTCTGCAGGAGCCGGCGCGGTACAAAAGGATGCTCGTTTTGCCCAAATTTGCCATGAAAGTTATGAGAGAAAAAGAGAACGTGCAGAAAACCTAA
- the fabZ gene encoding 3-hydroxyacyl-ACP dehydratase FabZ — MLDVNQIQEIIPHRYPFLLVDRILEVEEGVRAVGIKNVTVNEPFFEGHFPGYPVMPGVLIVEALAQVGAVAMLKLEANRGKLGFFAGIDSCRFREQVVPGDTLTLETEITRLKGAIAKAKGTAKVGDRVVAEAEMMFALADRK, encoded by the coding sequence ATGTTGGATGTCAATCAAATTCAGGAAATTATCCCCCACCGGTATCCCTTTCTGCTCGTAGACCGGATTCTGGAAGTGGAAGAGGGCGTTAGAGCGGTGGGAATCAAAAACGTAACGGTTAACGAACCCTTTTTTGAGGGGCATTTTCCCGGGTACCCGGTCATGCCGGGCGTGCTGATTGTGGAAGCACTCGCCCAAGTAGGAGCGGTCGCGATGCTGAAGCTCGAAGCGAACCGCGGGAAGCTGGGCTTTTTTGCAGGAATCGACAGCTGCCGTTTCCGGGAGCAGGTCGTGCCGGGAGATACGCTGACGCTTGAAACGGAAATCACCCGGTTGAAGGGAGCCATCGCCAAGGCGAAGGGGACGGCCAAGGTGGGAGACCGTGTGGTGGCCGAGGCCGAAATGATGTTTGCGCTCGCGGACCGCAAGTAA
- a CDS encoding flagellar hook-basal body protein, whose amino-acid sequence MNPSLINSMVTMHGLQQKLDVLANNMANLNTAGYKRKEATFEDILNNVKQQPQSFQKEGRLSPLGYTQGWGAKLSQVQTDLSQGTLNPTGLDTDLALEGGALFELQTPDGETAYTRNGAFELTVNPNDPTNVYLATKDGNYIKGVDNLPIKVPAGMKMVVDEGGVVTAFRESDPASGSVPVGQLKLVRVIRPAYLQEVGDNLYTVPAGLNNPPGSIVRDVNPASPLEEKVAVRQGYLEQSNVSLSDEMTELLTVQRAFQLTSRAVSSSDMMMNMANNLRG is encoded by the coding sequence ATGAATCCTTCTTTAATTAATTCGATGGTGACGATGCACGGGCTTCAGCAGAAGCTTGATGTGCTGGCGAACAACATGGCGAACTTGAACACGGCCGGGTACAAACGCAAGGAAGCCACCTTTGAGGATATATTGAACAATGTGAAGCAGCAGCCCCAATCCTTTCAGAAGGAAGGCCGGCTGTCTCCGCTCGGCTATACCCAAGGCTGGGGGGCCAAGCTCAGCCAGGTGCAGACCGATCTGTCCCAAGGTACGCTGAACCCGACCGGTCTCGACACGGATCTGGCCCTTGAAGGGGGAGCTTTGTTCGAGCTGCAGACTCCGGACGGCGAAACTGCCTATACCCGGAACGGAGCGTTCGAGCTCACCGTCAACCCTAACGATCCCACCAATGTATATTTGGCTACGAAGGACGGAAACTATATCAAAGGTGTCGACAACCTGCCCATCAAGGTTCCCGCGGGAATGAAGATGGTGGTGGATGAGGGCGGCGTGGTAACGGCCTTCCGGGAAAGCGATCCCGCGAGCGGATCGGTTCCCGTCGGTCAGCTGAAGCTGGTCCGGGTCATCCGCCCCGCCTATTTGCAGGAGGTTGGCGACAACCTGTACACCGTGCCCGCCGGTTTGAACAATCCCCCCGGGTCCATCGTCCGTGACGTCAACCCTGCTTCTCCGCTGGAGGAGAAGGTAGCCGTCCGCCAAGGCTATTTGGAGCAGTCCAATGTCAGCCTGAGCGACGAAATGACGGAGCTCCTGACGGTACAGAGGGCGTTTCAATTGACCTCGAGGGCGGTCAGTTCGTCGGATATGATGATGAACATGGCCAACAACCTGCGCGGGTGA
- the csaB gene encoding polysaccharide pyruvyl transferase CsaB, whose protein sequence is MDRRIKKIVISGYYGFHNSGDEAVLQSILLALESEGEKQGIRIEPIVLSGDPAWTEETYKVKAVHRMKMGRVLSAIRSSDGLVSGGGSLLQDATGRMTIPYYLGILNLAQWLGKPTFVYSQGIGPVNRSSYFPWIRRVFAKSRYVSVRDVESAQLLKRMGLARDAEVVPDPVMGLPLRGVPLSAEADLPTVGVSVRFWNEDRSELEGLARSLDRLVEAKQVKIRFLPFHLPSDVEASREVIKRMKKAGKAILEVAEGVEHPQDMLAEVSACSLLIGMRLHSLIYAASQSVPLIGISYDPKIDQFLNRLGMKAAASVTGFDSDGLAAEAVRVLENKTQWAEEKREAIERLKREAQRPAREIAAFLTNER, encoded by the coding sequence ATGGACCGCCGCATCAAGAAGATTGTAATCTCCGGCTACTACGGCTTCCACAACAGCGGAGACGAGGCGGTTCTGCAGTCCATTCTGCTAGCGCTGGAGAGCGAGGGAGAGAAGCAGGGCATCCGCATCGAGCCGATCGTGCTGTCCGGCGATCCGGCTTGGACGGAGGAGACCTATAAGGTCAAGGCCGTTCATAGAATGAAAATGGGCCGGGTTCTCTCGGCCATCCGGTCGAGCGACGGCTTGGTCAGCGGAGGAGGCAGCCTTCTCCAGGATGCCACCGGACGGATGACGATTCCGTATTACCTGGGAATCCTCAATCTCGCCCAATGGCTCGGCAAGCCGACCTTCGTCTACTCCCAGGGCATCGGGCCGGTGAACCGGTCCTCCTACTTCCCTTGGATCCGGCGGGTCTTTGCCAAGAGCCGCTATGTCTCCGTCCGGGACGTGGAGTCGGCCCAGCTGCTTAAGCGGATGGGCCTCGCCCGGGACGCGGAAGTCGTGCCCGATCCGGTCATGGGCCTTCCGCTCCGCGGGGTTCCCCTGTCCGCTGAGGCGGACCTCCCGACCGTTGGGGTCTCCGTCCGCTTCTGGAACGAGGACCGCTCGGAGCTGGAGGGGCTCGCCCGCAGTCTCGACCGGCTGGTGGAGGCGAAGCAGGTGAAGATCCGCTTCCTGCCTTTCCACCTGCCGTCCGATGTGGAGGCGTCCCGGGAGGTAATCAAGCGCATGAAGAAGGCCGGCAAGGCCATCCTCGAGGTAGCCGAAGGGGTGGAGCATCCGCAGGACATGCTCGCGGAAGTGAGTGCCTGCAGCCTGCTGATCGGCATGCGGCTTCATTCGCTGATCTATGCCGCTTCCCAATCGGTGCCGCTTATCGGAATCTCCTATGACCCGAAGATTGACCAGTTCCTCAACCGCCTGGGCATGAAGGCGGCCGCGTCCGTTACCGGTTTCGATTCCGACGGCTTGGCGGCGGAGGCGGTCCGGGTCCTGGAGAACAAGACCCAGTGGGCGGAGGAGAAACGGGAGGCCATTGAGCGGCTCAAGCGCGAGGCCCAGCGGCCGGCCCGGGAAATCGCCGCATTTCTCACTAACGAAAGGTGA